A single genomic interval of Brevibacillus brevis harbors:
- a CDS encoding pirin family protein produces the protein MEIRVYKQNQQAKGHFGDGEIVENKPIGFPHEGSVVKRVGPLFYWAWAKSLKTFEIPLHPHSGFEILSYVLTGTVGHRDTLGNLQEVSTGGAQIMQTGSGAYHAEELGKDTDMFQIWFEPHLAQTTKQPPTYYQYDHEEFPSEDADGVQVKHIIGSSAPIQLVTDSLMRDITIPAGKSYAKELPAGYAHAVVIVEGNGSVAEKATVSENHTPATKGDFVVLSSEESSTAIYQASTDAPLRLVLIQVPTEVDYPLYRK, from the coding sequence ATGGAAATCCGCGTCTACAAACAGAACCAGCAAGCAAAAGGACATTTTGGCGACGGTGAAATCGTAGAGAACAAACCAATTGGCTTCCCTCATGAAGGCTCCGTTGTCAAACGGGTAGGACCACTATTTTACTGGGCATGGGCAAAATCACTGAAGACATTTGAAATTCCGCTGCACCCTCACTCCGGCTTCGAAATTTTGTCGTACGTCCTTACAGGGACAGTCGGACATCGGGACACGCTCGGAAATCTTCAAGAGGTGTCGACAGGCGGCGCGCAGATCATGCAAACCGGTTCAGGCGCGTACCATGCAGAAGAGCTTGGCAAGGATACGGATATGTTTCAAATCTGGTTTGAACCGCATCTTGCACAAACGACGAAGCAACCTCCGACTTACTATCAATATGATCATGAGGAGTTTCCGTCTGAGGATGCAGATGGTGTGCAAGTAAAACACATCATCGGATCATCTGCTCCCATTCAGTTGGTCACCGATTCCTTGATGCGCGACATCACGATTCCCGCTGGAAAATCGTATGCAAAAGAACTCCCGGCTGGTTATGCTCACGCAGTCGTCATAGTGGAAGGGAACGGAAGCGTTGCAGAGAAAGCAACTGTCAGCGAGAACCACACCCCGGCAACCAAAGGTGACTTTGTTGTTCTCTCCTCCGAGGAAAGCAGCACAGCCATCTACCAAGCATCAACGGATGCCCCGCTCCGCCTGGTGTTGATTCAAGTACCCACTGAGGTTGATTATCCACTTTATCGTAAATAA
- a CDS encoding DoxX family protein, whose amino-acid sequence MLDTGLLLIRLVIGLTFAGHGAQKLFGWFGGYGLKGTGGWLESIGVKPGVAMAFVAGFAELVGGLMFAAGVGIWASSILLAFTMLVAILKVHGQNGYWVTQNGFEYNLTLIAVVIGVALIGPGAYVLF is encoded by the coding sequence GTGTTGGATACTGGATTGTTGTTAATTCGTTTGGTCATCGGTTTGACGTTTGCAGGTCATGGTGCGCAGAAGTTGTTTGGCTGGTTTGGGGGTTATGGTTTGAAAGGAACAGGCGGCTGGCTGGAGTCCATCGGAGTAAAACCTGGCGTAGCGATGGCCTTTGTCGCTGGATTCGCTGAACTCGTTGGCGGTCTGATGTTTGCGGCAGGCGTAGGTATCTGGGCAAGTTCTATTTTGCTTGCTTTCACAATGCTGGTTGCCATTCTGAAAGTACACGGTCAAAATGGATATTGGGTCACACAAAACGGATTCGAATACAACCTCACGTTAATCGCAGTTGTTATTGGTGTAGCGTTGATCGGTCCAGGCGCATACGTTTTGTTTTAA
- a CDS encoding FMN-dependent NADH-azoreductase, protein MSKVLFIKANDRPVEQATSVKLYEAFTKAYRETHPNDEIVELDLFAENLPYYGNDMLTAMWKAGNGIELSADEQKRADLVNKYLNQFTEADKIVFAFPMWNFTVPAVLHSYMDYLSQAGKTFKYTAEGPVGLMGDKKVALLSARGGVYSEGPMAEIEMANKYVRTILGFWGISNVTEVIVEGHNQFQDKAAELVAAGVEKAAKLAESF, encoded by the coding sequence ATGAGTAAAGTACTTTTTATTAAAGCAAACGATCGCCCAGTTGAGCAGGCAACAAGTGTAAAGCTGTACGAAGCTTTCACGAAAGCATACAGAGAAACACATCCAAATGACGAAATCGTTGAGTTGGATCTGTTTGCTGAAAACCTCCCTTATTACGGTAACGATATGCTGACTGCTATGTGGAAAGCAGGAAACGGCATCGAGCTGTCTGCTGATGAGCAAAAACGTGCTGACTTGGTTAACAAATACCTGAACCAGTTTACAGAAGCAGACAAAATCGTATTTGCTTTCCCAATGTGGAACTTCACTGTTCCTGCTGTTCTGCACTCCTATATGGATTACCTCTCCCAAGCAGGCAAAACATTCAAGTACACTGCTGAAGGTCCAGTTGGTCTGATGGGCGACAAAAAAGTAGCTCTGTTGAGCGCACGCGGTGGCGTTTATTCCGAAGGGCCTATGGCTGAGATTGAAATGGCAAACAAATACGTTCGCACGATCCTCGGCTTCTGGGGCATCAGCAATGTAACTGAAGTGATCGTAGAAGGTCACAACCAATTCCAAGACAAAGCAGCTGAGCTCGTTGCAGCTGGTGTAGAAAAAGCAGCAAAACTGGCGGAATCCTTCTAA
- a CDS encoding MarR family winged helix-turn-helix transcriptional regulator yields the protein MSDKPLRNDPLDLFVVLSRSYNWVTAHSNRHIREHGLNPTEFGVLEVLFHKGPQPLQQIGEKILISSGNITYVVDKLEKKQLLIRKPCSADRRVIYAELTEKGHQFLSEIFPPHQLAIEKAMEGLTPEEQRQAIELLKKLGRTAQATY from the coding sequence ATGTCTGACAAACCACTGCGAAATGATCCCCTCGATCTTTTTGTAGTTTTATCAAGGTCATACAACTGGGTTACCGCTCACTCCAATCGTCACATTCGCGAGCATGGACTTAATCCGACTGAATTCGGGGTACTAGAGGTATTATTTCATAAAGGTCCTCAACCATTGCAGCAAATTGGCGAAAAAATCTTGATCTCCAGCGGAAACATCACATACGTTGTGGACAAACTCGAAAAGAAGCAACTGCTCATTCGCAAGCCCTGTTCGGCAGACCGCCGCGTCATTTATGCGGAACTTACAGAAAAAGGGCATCAATTTTTGTCCGAAATCTTCCCTCCTCATCAACTCGCCATTGAGAAAGCGATGGAAGGTCTCACACCAGAAGAACAGCGTCAAGCAATCGAACTGCTAAAAAAGTTGGGACGCACTGCTCAGGCTACTTATTAG
- a CDS encoding carbohydrate kinase: protein MEKDMQILHHIRQNPFITQQELADLIGISRSAVAGYIAQLTKRGEIKGRAYVLRDEGMIACIGGANLDRKARGKQQVRLHSSNPVTIMESCGGVARNIAENLGRLGCNTSLITSIGEDKEGEWLLQETKKHGVHISQVWRLPTQRTGTYTALLDIDGEMVVSLANMDIYDALTPEMFAEKWSHIAAAHVVFIDTNIPADCLAYIIERCREENILLFVDPVSSIKAKKLPQQLDGVEAILPNREEAELMAGMKITTIEECAEACRKIRERGVKHVIVTLGEEGIYYQSDEVEEHMAPYPTEVVDVTGAGDAFASGLLYGIVNGESFQRACRLGLAASALTLQTEQSVSPLLKAEQLELAVEQFEKER, encoded by the coding sequence GTGGAAAAAGACATGCAGATCCTTCATCATATCCGGCAAAATCCTTTTATCACGCAACAGGAGCTGGCTGATCTGATTGGCATCTCACGTTCAGCGGTAGCTGGCTACATCGCACAGTTGACCAAACGCGGGGAAATCAAAGGACGGGCTTATGTACTTCGTGATGAAGGAATGATTGCTTGTATCGGTGGGGCCAACCTGGACCGCAAAGCACGCGGCAAGCAACAGGTGCGTCTACACTCATCCAATCCCGTAACGATTATGGAATCGTGTGGAGGGGTGGCACGGAATATCGCGGAGAACCTCGGTCGTCTTGGCTGCAATACGTCACTCATCACCAGCATTGGTGAGGACAAAGAAGGCGAATGGCTCTTGCAGGAGACGAAAAAGCACGGGGTGCACATCAGCCAAGTGTGGCGACTGCCTACACAGCGTACGGGAACGTATACGGCGCTTCTCGATATTGATGGCGAGATGGTTGTTTCCTTGGCGAACATGGATATTTACGATGCTCTCACACCGGAGATGTTCGCGGAGAAATGGTCGCACATTGCAGCAGCCCACGTGGTTTTCATCGATACAAACATTCCGGCGGACTGCTTGGCGTACATCATCGAACGTTGCCGGGAGGAAAACATTCTGCTCTTCGTTGACCCGGTCTCTTCAATAAAAGCAAAGAAGCTCCCACAGCAATTGGACGGAGTAGAAGCGATTTTGCCGAATCGCGAAGAAGCCGAGCTGATGGCTGGCATGAAGATCACGACGATCGAAGAATGCGCCGAGGCTTGCCGCAAGATTAGGGAACGAGGCGTCAAGCACGTCATTGTGACCTTGGGCGAAGAAGGCATTTATTATCAATCCGATGAAGTTGAGGAGCATATGGCTCCATATCCAACGGAAGTAGTAGATGTAACAGGTGCGGGAGATGCGTTCGCGTCGGGCCTCTTGTATGGCATTGTAAACGGAGAGTCTTTCCAGAGAGCATGTCGCCTTGGATTGGCAGCATCCGCTCTGACATTGCAAACAGAGCAGTCCGTATCTCCTCTATTAAAAGCAGAACAATTGGAACTGGCCGTAGAACAATTCGAAAAGGAGCGATAA
- a CDS encoding pseudouridine-5'-phosphate glycosidase codes for MKQYLTFTEEVRHALENNLPVVALETTIISHGMPYPQNIEMAKEVEQIIRDNGAVPATIGIMDGKIKIGLTDSELEEFATNKNVAKVSRRDFAYILASGKIGATTVAATMIAAEMAGIHMFATGGIGGVHREGEITWDVSADLTELAQTDVAVVCAGAKSILDIGRTLEYLETQGVPVVGYRTDEFPSFFARESGFGVDMRIDTPEEVGKMMNTKWDLGLKGGMIIANPVPESDALNHQEIEAVIQKALAEAKENNIAGKQVTPFMLDKVKKLTEGKSLATNIALVKHNAEVAAKIAVAYQKEANQGK; via the coding sequence ATGAAACAATATTTGACCTTTACTGAGGAAGTACGCCACGCACTGGAGAACAACCTGCCGGTAGTTGCTCTGGAGACGACGATTATTTCGCACGGTATGCCATATCCGCAAAACATTGAAATGGCAAAAGAAGTAGAGCAAATCATTCGCGACAACGGTGCTGTACCAGCTACGATCGGGATCATGGACGGCAAAATCAAAATCGGTTTGACTGACAGCGAGCTGGAAGAGTTTGCGACGAACAAAAATGTAGCAAAAGTAAGCCGTCGCGACTTCGCTTACATTTTGGCTAGCGGTAAAATCGGTGCGACTACAGTAGCCGCTACCATGATCGCAGCTGAGATGGCTGGCATCCACATGTTTGCAACTGGTGGTATCGGCGGGGTACACCGTGAAGGCGAAATCACTTGGGACGTGTCTGCTGACCTGACTGAGCTGGCGCAAACTGATGTAGCTGTAGTATGCGCAGGGGCGAAATCGATCCTCGATATCGGCCGCACACTCGAATATTTGGAAACACAAGGTGTACCAGTTGTGGGCTACCGCACAGATGAATTCCCATCCTTCTTCGCTCGCGAAAGCGGATTTGGCGTAGACATGCGCATCGATACACCGGAAGAAGTCGGTAAGATGATGAACACCAAATGGGATTTGGGACTCAAAGGCGGTATGATTATCGCGAACCCAGTACCAGAATCCGATGCACTCAACCACCAGGAAATCGAGGCTGTGATCCAAAAAGCACTCGCAGAAGCAAAAGAAAACAACATTGCAGGTAAACAGGTAACGCCATTCATGCTCGATAAAGTGAAAAAGCTGACAGAAGGCAAGAGCTTGGCAACGAACATCGCGCTGGTGAAACACAATGCTGAAGTAGCTGCGAAAATCGCGGTAGCTTATCAGAAAGAAGCGAATCAAGGTAAATAA
- a CDS encoding VanZ family protein, which yields MMETKSRKIILAGTICYTIFILFFMFFAFNRLDGVTSLEGYTFILVPEGVPLTFPELNYSWIVDFGNVAAFIPFGILFPLLYRVRFGKFISLFVLAILVLETIQALTYLGSFDVNDVISNTLGAAIGYIAYRVGFSSNISYKKLMASALTIVVLIFGVMVVSEILKKREGPIQSLTVMKEMTGTTPMTENLPSFTVAGERIEPKMNVYSSEGESTQTYNYILGNKENVWLSFYFGIPDNGDSKGEAKIIVDGQEITPLNEQSYQGAEALREMPFNEVNEITIIVSGNAKLWDVGIRGMQHWWE from the coding sequence ATGATGGAAACGAAATCACGGAAAATCATTTTAGCTGGCACCATATGCTATACGATTTTCATTTTATTTTTTATGTTCTTTGCATTTAACAGGCTCGACGGTGTAACCAGTCTAGAAGGATACACCTTTATCCTTGTTCCAGAAGGAGTACCACTTACATTTCCAGAACTAAATTATTCATGGATTGTTGATTTTGGAAACGTAGCTGCTTTTATCCCTTTTGGAATACTATTTCCCCTGTTGTATCGTGTAAGATTTGGGAAGTTCATATCCTTGTTTGTCTTAGCGATTCTTGTTCTAGAAACTATTCAGGCTTTAACCTATCTTGGTAGCTTTGATGTAAATGATGTGATATCCAATACATTAGGTGCAGCGATTGGCTATATTGCCTATCGAGTTGGATTTTCTTCAAACATTTCTTATAAAAAGCTCATGGCTTCGGCTCTAACTATTGTTGTCCTTATATTTGGAGTCATGGTGGTCTCTGAAATCCTCAAAAAAAGAGAAGGCCCTATTCAATCATTAACGGTCATGAAAGAAATGACAGGAACTACACCTATGACTGAGAACCTCCCAAGCTTCACCGTAGCAGGTGAGCGAATAGAACCGAAAATGAACGTGTATAGCAGTGAAGGGGAATCAACCCAAACATACAACTATATTCTGGGGAACAAAGAAAATGTTTGGCTTTCTTTCTATTTCGGCATTCCCGACAATGGAGACTCTAAGGGTGAAGCCAAAATCATCGTAGACGGACAAGAAATAACTCCGTTAAACGAACAATCCTATCAAGGGGCAGAAGCTTTAAGGGAGATGCCTTTTAACGAGGTAAACGAAATTACCATTATCGTTTCCGGAAACGCTAAGCTGTGGGATGTTGGAATCCGTGGAATGCAACATTGGTGGGAGTGA
- a CDS encoding heavy metal translocating P-type ATPase yields the protein MSAKTAEATVAISGMTCAACALRIEKGLGKMEGVETANVNLALEKSTVVFDPTKTNIDDIRSKIESLGYGVVTDKVELNISGMTCAACSTRIEKGLNKTAGVLKANVNLAMETATVEYDSSQVSVTDIIQKVEKLGYQATRKEEGKEEEKVDRRQEEIKRQTRKFWISAILSLPLLWSMVSHFSFTSFIWLPEILMNPWVQLALATPVQFIIGAQFYVGAFKALRNKSANMDVLVALGTSAAYFYSLWVAINSIGAHGGHMLELYFETSAVLITLIVLGKLFEMKAKGRSSEAIRKLMGLQAKTAVVVRDGVEMTIPVEEVRLGDVVHVKPGDKVPVDGIVMEGQSAVDESMLTGESIPVDKAAGDTVIGATLNKNGFLKVQATKVGKETALAQIIKVVEEAQGTKAPIQRVADSISGIFVPIVVGIAILTFLIWYFFVIPGNFGEALEKAIAVLVIACPCALGLATPTSIMAGSGRAAELGILFKGGEHLETAHHLDTIVLDKTGTVTKGEPELTDVINIDIEEQELLSLVGAAEKNSEHPLAQAIVRGIADKGITLSDTGSFEAIPGFGIRATVAGKEVLVGTRRLLEKHQISYQAVSDTMLALERSGKTAMLAVVEGKLAGLIAVADTIKPTSKQAVQRMKAMGLTVIMMTGDNRQTAEAIAREAGIDHVIAEVLPEGKAAEVKKLQEQGKKVAMVGDGINDAPALATADVGMAIGTGTDVAMEAADITLMRGELTSVADAIEMSKLTIRNIKQNLFWALAYNTLGIPIAAIGFLAPWLAGAAMAFSSVSVVLNALRLQRVKL from the coding sequence ATGAGTGCCAAAACAGCAGAGGCAACAGTTGCAATCTCAGGGATGACTTGCGCAGCTTGTGCACTGCGCATCGAAAAGGGCTTGGGTAAAATGGAGGGAGTGGAGACCGCCAACGTCAATCTGGCTTTGGAAAAATCCACAGTCGTCTTCGACCCAACGAAAACGAATATCGACGACATCCGCTCCAAAATTGAATCGCTCGGCTATGGCGTCGTCACTGACAAGGTGGAGCTAAACATCTCGGGAATGACATGTGCGGCTTGCTCCACACGGATCGAAAAAGGCTTGAACAAAACCGCTGGGGTTCTGAAGGCAAACGTGAACCTGGCGATGGAAACAGCCACTGTCGAGTACGATTCATCACAGGTAAGTGTGACGGACATTATTCAAAAGGTAGAAAAGTTAGGGTATCAGGCGACTCGTAAGGAAGAAGGAAAAGAAGAAGAAAAAGTAGATCGTCGCCAGGAAGAAATCAAACGTCAGACCCGCAAGTTCTGGATTTCCGCGATTCTGTCGCTCCCGCTGCTCTGGTCGATGGTGAGCCACTTTTCCTTCACCTCGTTTATCTGGCTGCCTGAAATCTTGATGAATCCGTGGGTACAGCTCGCATTGGCAACACCAGTACAATTCATCATCGGCGCACAGTTTTACGTCGGAGCTTTCAAAGCCCTTCGCAACAAGAGTGCCAACATGGATGTGCTGGTTGCTCTCGGTACCTCGGCTGCTTATTTCTACAGCCTGTGGGTCGCGATCAACTCCATCGGTGCTCACGGTGGCCACATGCTGGAGCTGTACTTTGAGACCAGTGCGGTACTGATCACGTTGATCGTCTTGGGTAAACTGTTTGAGATGAAAGCAAAGGGACGCTCTTCGGAAGCGATCCGCAAGCTGATGGGCTTGCAAGCAAAAACAGCAGTAGTCGTACGGGATGGCGTCGAAATGACTATTCCTGTAGAAGAAGTGAGACTGGGCGACGTCGTTCACGTGAAGCCGGGCGACAAAGTACCTGTCGATGGCATCGTCATGGAAGGACAGTCCGCAGTTGATGAATCAATGCTGACTGGTGAAAGTATTCCAGTGGATAAAGCCGCAGGCGATACCGTCATCGGCGCCACCTTGAACAAAAACGGCTTCTTGAAGGTTCAAGCAACCAAAGTCGGAAAAGAAACGGCTCTGGCGCAAATCATTAAAGTAGTGGAAGAAGCACAAGGAACAAAAGCACCGATTCAGCGCGTAGCTGACAGCATCTCCGGGATTTTTGTCCCAATCGTAGTAGGGATTGCTATTCTTACCTTCTTGATTTGGTACTTCTTCGTTATACCTGGCAACTTCGGTGAGGCTTTGGAAAAAGCAATTGCTGTACTCGTAATCGCTTGCCCATGCGCTCTCGGTTTGGCAACGCCGACTTCGATCATGGCGGGCTCTGGACGCGCAGCTGAGTTGGGCATCCTGTTCAAAGGCGGGGAGCATCTGGAGACGGCTCACCATCTGGATACGATCGTCCTCGATAAAACAGGGACTGTAACCAAAGGCGAGCCAGAACTGACAGACGTCATCAACATTGATATCGAAGAGCAAGAGCTGCTCTCTTTGGTAGGTGCCGCTGAGAAAAATTCCGAGCACCCGTTGGCTCAAGCCATCGTTCGCGGTATTGCGGATAAAGGAATCACCCTGTCCGATACAGGTTCATTTGAAGCCATTCCTGGTTTCGGTATCCGGGCAACCGTCGCTGGTAAAGAAGTACTCGTCGGTACGCGCCGTTTGCTGGAAAAACACCAAATTTCGTACCAAGCAGTGTCTGATACCATGCTGGCACTGGAGCGCTCCGGTAAAACGGCGATGCTCGCAGTCGTCGAAGGCAAGCTCGCTGGCTTGATTGCCGTAGCGGATACGATCAAACCAACCTCCAAGCAAGCTGTTCAGCGCATGAAAGCAATGGGATTGACTGTGATCATGATGACCGGTGACAACCGTCAAACAGCCGAGGCCATTGCCCGTGAAGCAGGAATCGATCACGTCATCGCAGAAGTCCTGCCTGAAGGCAAAGCCGCAGAAGTGAAAAAACTGCAAGAACAAGGCAAAAAAGTCGCGATGGTCGGCGATGGTATCAACGATGCGCCTGCACTCGCTACCGCTGACGTCGGGATGGCAATCGGTACAGGTACAGATGTGGCTATGGAAGCAGCAGATATTACCCTGATGCGCGGCGAACTGACCAGTGTCGCAGACGCCATTGAGATGAGCAAACTCACCATCCGCAACATCAAGCAAAACCTGTTCTGGGCATTGGCCTACAACACCTTGGGCATCCCGATTGCCGCAATCGGCTTCCTCGCTCCGTGGCTTGCCGGTGCCGCAATGGCCTTCAGCTCGGTCTCCGTTGTACTCAACGCACTGAGACTGCAACGAGTGAAGCTGTAA
- a CDS encoding copper ion binding protein — translation MTNITLNVEGMSCNKCVARIENTLKELGAEGKVNLAEKKVEVSYNEGNLTLDAVKEAIEDQGYDVV, via the coding sequence ATGACAAATATCACATTGAACGTAGAAGGTATGTCTTGCAACAAATGCGTAGCGCGCATCGAGAACACATTGAAAGAACTGGGTGCAGAAGGCAAAGTAAACCTGGCTGAAAAAAAGGTTGAGGTTTCCTACAACGAGGGTAACTTGACTCTCGATGCAGTAAAAGAAGCAATCGAAGACCAAGGCTACGACGTCGTTTAA
- a CDS encoding quaternary amine ABC transporter ATP-binding protein, whose amino-acid sequence MPKMKVHQLTKVFGKQPELALKLLAEGRTKEQIYKQTGQSIGVNQVSFEVEEGEIFVIMGLSGSGKSTLIRLCNRLIDPTSGSIEIDGEEIMDMKATDLREVRRKKLGMVFQNFALFPQRTVRENVEFGLEIQQVPPGLRQEKAREALALVGLTEWENAYPDQLSGGMRQRVGLARALANHPDILLMDEAFSALDPLIRKDMQDELLELQMTMKKTILFITHDLHEALRLGDRIAFMKDGQIIQIGRPEEIMADPADEFVRKFVEDADLSRVLIAENVMKRAEAITPDKGARVALQLMMDNGVSSLYVVDKKRTLLGLITAYDVSLAIGTGDSLETIMKTDLPTVSPDARLHSLFPMMADLHVPIAVVGEQQRLLGVIVKGAVLGGLVGKVNVQEHQRAEVMSDGRRT is encoded by the coding sequence ATGCCCAAAATGAAAGTCCATCAACTGACAAAAGTGTTCGGCAAGCAGCCCGAGCTGGCCTTGAAGCTGCTGGCGGAAGGACGTACGAAAGAACAAATTTACAAGCAAACGGGCCAGTCTATCGGGGTAAATCAGGTCAGCTTTGAAGTCGAGGAAGGTGAAATCTTCGTCATCATGGGCCTGTCCGGCAGCGGCAAATCAACCTTAATCCGACTGTGCAATCGACTGATTGACCCAACAAGCGGAAGCATCGAGATCGATGGGGAAGAGATCATGGACATGAAGGCGACAGATTTGCGCGAGGTGCGGAGGAAGAAGCTCGGAATGGTTTTTCAAAATTTCGCCCTGTTTCCGCAGAGGACGGTACGAGAAAACGTCGAGTTTGGATTAGAGATTCAACAAGTACCACCAGGGCTCCGGCAAGAAAAAGCACGGGAAGCACTCGCGCTCGTTGGATTAACCGAGTGGGAAAATGCGTACCCGGATCAATTGAGTGGAGGGATGCGCCAGCGGGTCGGATTGGCACGGGCGTTGGCTAATCATCCCGATATTCTCTTGATGGACGAAGCGTTCAGTGCACTGGACCCGCTCATTCGAAAAGATATGCAGGATGAGCTGCTGGAGCTTCAGATGACGATGAAAAAGACGATCCTGTTCATTACACACGACTTGCACGAGGCGTTGCGGCTAGGCGATCGGATTGCCTTTATGAAAGACGGACAGATCATTCAGATCGGCCGCCCGGAAGAAATCATGGCAGACCCAGCGGATGAATTCGTGCGGAAGTTCGTGGAGGATGCCGACCTGTCCAGGGTGCTCATTGCTGAAAATGTGATGAAACGGGCAGAAGCAATCACCCCTGACAAAGGGGCGCGAGTGGCGCTGCAACTCATGATGGATAACGGCGTTTCCAGCTTGTACGTCGTGGACAAAAAGCGCACACTGCTCGGCTTGATTACGGCGTATGACGTATCACTTGCGATTGGTACGGGAGATTCGCTGGAGACGATCATGAAAACCGACCTCCCTACCGTTTCACCTGACGCACGTCTGCACAGTTTGTTCCCGATGATGGCAGACCTTCACGTCCCGATTGCTGTAGTGGGCGAGCAGCAGCGTTTGTTGGGTGTCATCGTAAAAGGAGCGGTACTAGGCGGGCTGGTAGGCAAAGTCAATGTTCAAGAGCACCAGAGAGCAGAGGTGATGAGTGATGGACGCCGTACCTAA
- a CDS encoding ABC transporter permease, which yields MDAVPKLPIGEWMEGFVEVLGQYKGVLFDPVSIVISTMVTYCSTVLAEIPSLILILLLGAAAWVFAGRASMVFTVIGLSLIHNLGYWDETIETLGLVLTATMISIAMGIPVGILCARHDTFRKLVTPVLDLMQTMPAFVYLIPAIFFFGLGEVPGVIASVIFALPPIVRLTNLGIRQVPAEMEEAADAFGATGWQKLVKVQLPYAKSTILAGVNQCIMLALSMVVIAAMIGAKGLGADVYRAVSQVDIGRGFEAGLSIVIIAIILDRLTQHAGKKERNT from the coding sequence ATGGACGCCGTACCTAAGCTGCCGATTGGCGAATGGATGGAAGGGTTTGTGGAGGTGCTGGGCCAGTACAAAGGGGTATTGTTTGATCCAGTGTCTATCGTCATTTCCACGATGGTGACTTACTGTTCCACGGTTTTGGCAGAGATACCCTCGCTGATTCTCATCTTGCTGCTAGGGGCCGCTGCATGGGTTTTTGCAGGGAGAGCGTCCATGGTCTTTACGGTTATCGGACTTTCTCTCATCCACAACTTGGGGTACTGGGATGAAACGATCGAGACATTGGGACTCGTCCTCACTGCCACCATGATTTCGATCGCCATGGGGATTCCGGTGGGCATTCTTTGCGCGAGACATGATACGTTTCGCAAACTGGTCACGCCAGTACTGGATCTGATGCAGACGATGCCAGCGTTCGTTTATTTGATTCCTGCGATCTTTTTCTTCGGCTTGGGCGAGGTGCCGGGAGTTATTGCCTCCGTTATTTTTGCTTTGCCGCCAATCGTGCGTCTCACGAACTTAGGCATACGTCAGGTCCCAGCGGAAATGGAGGAAGCAGCGGACGCCTTTGGTGCAACTGGCTGGCAAAAGCTCGTAAAAGTACAACTGCCTTATGCGAAATCGACAATCTTGGCGGGAGTCAATCAATGCATCATGCTCGCCCTGTCGATGGTGGTCATAGCGGCTATGATCGGGGCGAAAGGCTTGGGCGCAGACGTATATCGCGCGGTATCACAAGTGGATATAGGAAGAGGATTCGAGGCGGGACTATCCATCGTGATCATCGCTATCATCTTGGATCGGCTTACTCAACATGCAGGAAAAAAGGAGAGAAATACATGA